From Cucumis melo cultivar AY chromosome 1, USDA_Cmelo_AY_1.0, whole genome shotgun sequence, a single genomic window includes:
- the LOC103495696 gene encoding uncharacterized protein LOC103495696, whose product MGAFLKLIDALLFLIFLILAIISPPIDFQLIFPQTLFPDFLIDLKASYVRQYGDYIMAESPPFLVGLVWLELFFQWPLMLLNLYAFLASKPWYKTTCLIYGVSVVTSMSAVLGEMVGSNRASTTLLAMYYPFMGLGVLAMLRGLVPCSSKAAITGTTRPSNGRKKRA is encoded by the exons ATGGGTGCTTTTCTCAAGCTCATCGACGCCCTACTGTTCCTCATCTTCCTCATACTCGCAATCATTTCTCCTCCAATCGATTTCCAGCTTATTTTCCCTCAAACCCTTTTCCCTGATTTCCTCATCGATCTTAAAGCCTCCTACGTCCGCCAATATGGGGACTATATAATGGCCGAATCCCCTCCCTTCCTTGTTGGCCTTGTTTGGCTCGAGCTTTTCTTTCAATGGCCGCTTATGCTTCTCAATCTCTACGCCTTCTTGGCTTCCAAACCATGGTACAAAACCACTTGCTTGATCTATGGCGTTTCTGTTGTGACGTCTATG TCTGCTGTATTGGGTGAAATGGTTGGGTCGAACCGAGCATCTACTACTCTCTTGGCAATGTACTATCCCTTCATGGGTTTGGGAGTTTTGGCCATGCTACGTGGGCTCGTGCCGTGCTCGAGCAAGGCTGCAATCACTGGCACGACCCGACCATCAAATGGCAGGAAAAAGAGGGCTTGA
- the LOC103495588 gene encoding uncharacterized protein LOC103495588 isoform X1, whose product MSEPRPVKRRESPWGMPEGEDRQPKAHRCNDRAEDVIQACFEGNPFKTVPGPFKLFWQCMRSKPGEEPTEPFTYLDFDPPKREVKPDFTKKST is encoded by the exons ATGAGCGAGCCGAGGCCTGTGAAAAGGAGAGAAAGTCCATGGGGAATGCCGGAAGGAGAAGATCGCCAACCTAAGGCTCACAGATGCAATGACAGAGCTGAAGATGTCATCCAA GCTTGTTTTGAAGGGAACCCATTTAAGACTGTTCCAGGACCATTCAAGCTGTTCTGGCAATGCATGCGTTCTAAACCTGG GGAGGAACCAACAGAGCCATTTACGTATTTGGACTTCGATCCTCCAAAGAGAGAAGTGAAACCTGA CTTCACCAAGAAATCCACCTAA
- the LOC103495588 gene encoding uncharacterized protein LOC103495588 isoform X3, whose protein sequence is MSEPRPVKRRESPWGMPEGEDRQPKAHRCNDRAEDVIQACFEGNPFKTVPGPFKLFWQCMRSKPGEEPTEPFTYLDFDPPKREVKPEKS, encoded by the exons ATGAGCGAGCCGAGGCCTGTGAAAAGGAGAGAAAGTCCATGGGGAATGCCGGAAGGAGAAGATCGCCAACCTAAGGCTCACAGATGCAATGACAGAGCTGAAGATGTCATCCAA GCTTGTTTTGAAGGGAACCCATTTAAGACTGTTCCAGGACCATTCAAGCTGTTCTGGCAATGCATGCGTTCTAAACCTGG GGAGGAACCAACAGAGCCATTTACGTATTTGGACTTCGATCCTCCAAAGAGAGAAGTGAAACCTGA AAAATCTTGA
- the LOC103495588 gene encoding uncharacterized protein LOC103495588 isoform X2: protein MSEPRPVKRRESPWGMPEGEDRQPKAHRCNDRAEDVIQACFEGNPFKTVPGPFKLFWQCMRSKPGEEPTEPFTYLDFDPPKREVKPDFHDE from the exons ATGAGCGAGCCGAGGCCTGTGAAAAGGAGAGAAAGTCCATGGGGAATGCCGGAAGGAGAAGATCGCCAACCTAAGGCTCACAGATGCAATGACAGAGCTGAAGATGTCATCCAA GCTTGTTTTGAAGGGAACCCATTTAAGACTGTTCCAGGACCATTCAAGCTGTTCTGGCAATGCATGCGTTCTAAACCTGG GGAGGAACCAACAGAGCCATTTACGTATTTGGACTTCGATCCTCCAAAGAGAGAAGTGAAACCTGA CTTCCATGATGAATAG